One window of the Xiphias gladius isolate SHS-SW01 ecotype Sanya breed wild chromosome 11, ASM1685928v1, whole genome shotgun sequence genome contains the following:
- the LOC120796580 gene encoding ras-related protein ORAB-1-like, with the protein MNPEYDYLFKLLLIGDSGVGKSCLLLRFADDTYTESYISTIGVDFKIRTIELDGKTIKLQIWDTAGQERFRTITSSYYRGAHGIIVVYDVTDQESFNNVKQWLQEIDRYASENVNKLLVGNKCDLTTKKVVDYTTAKEFADSLGIPFLETSAKNATNVEQAFMTMAAEIKKRMGPGATAGGGEKPNVKLTPGTTVKTSSGGCC; encoded by the exons TGACTATTTATTCAAGCTGCTCCTGATTGGTGATTCTGGTGTTGGAAAGTCTTGCCTTCTTCTCCGATTCGCA gatgacacatacacagaaagtTACATTAGCACTATTGGTGTGGACTTCAAAATACGAACCATAGAACTGGATGGAAAGACCATTAAACTTCAGATT TGGGATACAGCGGGTCAGGAGAGATTTCGTACAATCACATCCAGCTACTACAGAGGTGCTCATGGTATCATTGTAGTGTACGATGTCACAGACCAG GAGTCCTTCAACAATGTCAAACAGTGGCTACAGGAGATTGATCGCTATGCcagtgaaaatgtcaacaaGCTATTGGTCGGGAACAAGTGTGACCTGACGACAAAGAAAGTGGTAGATTACACAACAGCAAAG GAGTTTGCAGACTCTCTGGGTATCCCCTTTTTGGAAACCAGCGCCAAGAACGCCACCAATGTGGAGCAGGCCTTCATGACAATGGCTGCTGAAATCAAGAAGAGGATGGGGCCTGGGGCCACAGCTGGAGGAGGGGAGAAGCCCAACGTGAAGCTTACCCCCGGCACTACTGTCAAGACTTCATCAGGAGGATGCTGCTGA